GGCCGGCGGCGACAGCGGCCGCTTCTGGGAGGCGTACTGGTCGCAGCGCGCCCCCTACGACCGCGGTGACGTGGCCGGCCCGGCGTACTGGAAAGGGGTCTGTGCAGAGCTGGGCATCGCACTCGACGAACGCCTGACCGCCGATCTGATCGCGGCCGACCTGGCCAGCTGGAGCGAGATCGACCAGCGCAGCGTGGATCTGCTGGCCGCCCTGGCGGACCGGGGCATGACCCTCGGCCTCCTCTCCAACATTCCGGAGGAGCTCGCCGTCCAGTACGAGGACACCCAGCCGTGGCTGGAAGGATTCACGGTGCTCGGCTTCTCCTGCCGCATCCGCAGCGCCAAACCCGAGCCGGCCGCCTACCAGTGGTGTGTCCGGGAACTCGGACTGCCGCCCGAGGACATCCTGTTCGTCGACGACCGGGCCGAGAACGTACTGGCGGCCCGTGAACTGGGCCTGCAGGGCCATCTGTTCACGTCCCCCGATGATCTGCGGACGGCACTGGAGGCGGCGTTGCCGTGACCGGGACGCCCCTGCTGTTCGCGCTCTGCGCTGCCGCACACGGCCGGTATCCACCGCCGCACCGCGAGGCCGAGACCGGTCGGGGCCTCGCCGGCGCGCTGCTGATCCAGGGCGCGCTGGCGGGCCGGCTGCAACTGGACGACAACCGCGTCCGGTCGACCGGGCACGGCCGCACGGACGACCCGGTGCTGGAGGAGGCCCTGGACCGCCTGGGTCCTTCCGCCCGCGGACGGGCGCCGGCCGACTGGGTCGAGCGCCTGGGCCCCTGGGCGTTGACCCGGCTGCACCCCGGGCCGACGCTGCCCCCGGGCGGTGTGGGGGCGCGGCCCGACCCGGCGGATCCGCGGCCCCGCGAGGCGCTGCGCCGGGTGAGGGAAGCGGTGCAGGGGCCGGCCGATGCCGGTGTGGCGGCCGTGGCGGCAGCGGCCCTGCTGGCCGCCGCCGGATTGCACGCCGTGGCCTGGCCGGAGTGGTCCGCGGCCGAGGCCTCCCGTCGTACCGCCCGGGCCGTCGCCAGGCTCGGGCCGGCCGGGGCGCCGGTCGTCCGGGCCGCCGCGGCGGCGGTCTCCGACTCCCGCCGCGCCGCGGCCGCGGCCCTGGCCTTTCCCGGCTAGGGGATTCCGGGAAAAAGAGATCAACTTCTCCGAAGTGCCTCTTGTCAGGGCCTGTTGGAATGTGTTCGTATGAATGAGAAGGCGCCGCGCGATCCCTGTCTGCAAACGGGTGAAGAATCCGGGCCGCCCCCACCGGCATCAAGCCGAATCCCATCCCCATTCCCATGACCTGTCTGCGTTGGGCGTCGCAAAAGTTGTCTCTTGCCGTCCATACCTTGACGTTCTTATGTGACCCGTATGAGAGGGACCGATGGAAACCAAGGATGTCACCGAGCACATCTATTACCCCGTCAGCGATCGCAAAATGGAGCGGGGTGAAGGCGTCTACCTCTACGACGAGGACGGAACGCGCTACCTCGACTGCGCGTCGGCGACCTTCAACCTGAGCCTGGGCTATTCCCACCCGGCCGTCATCGCCGCCATGAAGGACCAGCTCGACAAGGTGGTCCACCTGACCTCCTCGTACCAGAGCGACCCGATCAACGGCCTCGTGCGGCGGCTGGTGGAGACCTCCCCCGCCGGATTAACCAAGGTGCACCCCAAGGTGTCCGGCGGCTCGGCCGCCAACGAGGGCGCCATCAAGATGGCCCAGATGGCCACCGGGAAGTCCGAGGTCATCACGCTGTTCCGCAGCCACGTCGGACAGACGATGATGATGACATCGATGTCCGGCAACGCCTTCCGCCGCGAGCCGTTCCCCAACCTCTTCCCCGGCAGCCTCCAGGTGCCCGACCCGTACTGCTTCCGCTGCTTCTACGGGCAGAAGAAGGACACCTGCGGAATGATGTGCGTGGACCGTCTGGAGGACTTCGTCGACTACGCGAGCTCCGGCCGCGTCGCCGCCGTCCTCATCGAGCCGATTTCCGGAAACGGCGGCAACATCGTCCCTCCGGACGGCTACATGCAAAAGCTCCGCGCCTTCTGCGACGAACAGAACATCGCCCTCATCTTCGACGAGATCCAGACGGGTATCGGCCGTACCGGCCACATGTTCGCCGCCCAGTACTTCGACGTGGAGCCCGACGCGATCACGACGGCCAAGGGCCTCGGCGGCTCGGGCGCACAGGTCGCCGCAATCATCACCAACGAGCGGCTCGCCGGACTTCCCGCGAACCACCACTCCTTCACGTACGGGTCGAACCTGCTGGCCGCCGCCGCTGCGAATGTCACCCTCGACATCGTGCGCCGGCCGGAATTCCTGGCGAACGTCACCCGGACCGGCGACTACATCATGGAACGCCTCCACGACATGAAGCGCCGCTACCCGGCGATCGTCGACGTCCGCGGCGTCGGTCTCATGATCGGCTTCGAGATCGGCGAGCCGGACGGCAAGCCGGCCGTGAAGCTCACCAACCACCTCGCCGACAAGGCCATGGAGCACGGCCTGATCCTGCGCACCTCGCGCTACGGCTACGGCAACGTCCTCAAGATCCGCCCGCCGCTGATCCTGACCATGGACCAGGCCGAGGAGATCTGCGACAAGCTGGAGAACCTCTTCATCGCGGAGCTGGCCCGATGACCACCGCGAACCCGATGAAGCGGCTCCTGAAGGCGCTCGGCGAGCACGTCCGCTCCGAGCTGCTCGCCTACGCGGACCACGGCCACGCCCGGCAGGTCCACGGCGACTCGCCCGGCGGCGACGCCCAGTTCGACGTGGACGAGGTGGCCGAGAAGGCCGTACTGGACTACCTGCGCGCCCACGCCCACGTACCGGTGGCGCTCTACACCGAGGACGGCTCCTACGTGGAGCTCGCTCCCGAGCCGCAGGTCCTGCTCGTCGTCGACCCGATCGACGGCACCCGTCCCACCTCGGCCGGGCTGGAGATGGGCATGGTGTCCATCGCCGCCGCCCCCTACGGCGACGGGGCGCCCACCCTCGCCGACGTCAACGCCGCATGCCTGGTGGAGATCAAGAGCGGCGCCTGGCTGTACGGCGACGACACCGAGGGACTCGAAAGCGGCGGCTTCACCACACCCGTGCCGCGGCTGAGCCGGAACACCGACCTGACCCGGATGTTCTGGTCGATCGAGTTCAACGGCCACCCCATGCAGCTGATGAACGACGCCTACGGCCACCTCGTGGACCGGTCGGCCAACACCGGCGGCATCTTCGTCTTCAACAGCAGCACCTTCTCCATCTCCCGCATCATCACGGGCCAGCTCGACGCCTACGCCGACATCGGCAACCGCGTCCTGCGCGACCACCCCGACACCGAAGAGCAGTTCCTGAGCGTGGGCCGCGGCTCGATCCTGCACCTCTTCCCGTACGACATCGCCGCCGTCGTCTACCTCGCCCGGCAGGCGGGCGTCGTCATCACCGACGCCTACGGCGACGACCTCGGCACCACCTCCCTGGTCGACCTCGGCCCGATGAACCAGAAGTCCTGCATCGCCGCGGCCACCCCCGAACTCCACAAGCAGCTGCTCGACTCCATCCGATGGGACCTCGGCCGCGGCACCACCGCGCCCGCGAGGGAGGCATCATGAAGGCCCTGACACTCACCGCCGACCGGACGCTCGCCCTCGTCGAGCACCCCAAGCCGGAGGCCCGCGCCGCCGACGACGTCATCGTCCGCGTCACCCAGAGCGGGATCTGCGGCACCGACCGCAGCGTGCTCGTCGGGAAGTTCCCCGCCGAGACCGGCGTCGTCATGGGCCACGAGGCCGTCGGAGTCGTCGACTCCGTCGGCCCCGACGTCACACGCTTCGCCGTCGGCGACCGGGTCATCGTCAACCCCACCCTGTACTGCGGCAATTGCGCCACCTGTCTGGAAGGCCACTGGAACTTCTGCGGCCACAAGGCGGGCACCGAGGTCGGCCTCGACTACGACGGCTCCTTCGCCGAGTTCATCCGCCTGCCCGAGCTGTTCTGCCACGCCATACCCGACGGCATGAGCTTCGACCGGGCCGTCGTCGTCGAACCGCTCGCCTGCGCCCTCAACAACATCGAGGCCGGCCGGCTGGCCGCGGGCGAGACCGCCGTCGTCGTCGGCGGTGGCCCGATGGGCGTGGTCACCGCGATGGCCGCCCAGCTGTACGGCGCCCAGGTGCTGCTCGTCGAGCCCGACCCGGTGCGCCGCAAGCTGGCCCACGAGGTGTTCGACGCCCCCGAGTTCGACGGCCGGGTCACCGTCCACACCCCGGACGACCCCGCCCTCACCGAGCGCGGAGACCTGGTCGTGGACTCCGTCGGCAACCTCCTGGAGCAGAGCATCGGCTACGCCGCCCTGCGCGGCCGGGTCGTCATCATGGGCTTCAACAGCAACGCCTCCGCCACCGTGCGTCCGCTCACCCTGCTGCAGCGCGGACTCCAGATCATCGGCGCCGGCGACTACAACAGCATGATCTTCCCCAAGGCCGTCGAGCTCGCCCGCCGGCTGCCGCTGGAGCGCGTGGTCACCCACCGCTTCGCACTCGCCGATCACGAGCAGGCGTTCAAGGCCCTCGCCGCCGTCCCCGGCGCCGAGTACGCCGCGCTGAAGGTCGTCCTCGTACCGCCGCACGCCGGAGCGGACGCATGAGCCCGTCGCCGCGCACCCGCCTGGCCCAGGCCCTGGTCCCCGGCGCCACCCGCCCGGTCGTCATCGGCGAGTACCCGTACTACCGGGCCGACCCCGCCAACTGGGCAGCGAACCTCAGGGAGTTGCGCGGACTCGGCGTCGACGTCGTCTCCTGCTACCTGCCGTGGCGGTTCCACGAGGTCGAAGAGGGCGCCGACCGGTCCTTCGACTTCACCGGGAAGACCGACCCGCAGCGCGACGTGACCCGGCTCCTCGAGCTGGCCGCCGACGCAGGGCTGCGCGTGCTCCTCAAGCCCGGGCCCTTCATCCATGCCGAGGTCCAGCTCGGCGGACTGCCCGACCGGCTGTGCGGCCCCGCGCACACCCCGTACCGCGGTCTGGACGGGACCGTGCTCACCTCCCAGGGCAAGCCGCTGCCCAGCCTCCTCGACCCGGCCGTGCAGGCCGAGACCGAGACCTGGCTGCGGGCCGTCGCCGACGAGGTCGTCGCCAAGGCCGTCGCCCCTGACGGCCCCGTGGTCGCCCTCCAGCTCGGCAACGAGGGCACCGCCGGCGACGCCCACCTCCCCGTGGACGCGCAGGACGCCTCCCCGGCCGCCCGCGAGGCCTTCGCCTGGTGGCTGACCGGACGCGGCCTGTCCGACGAGGCCGCCCGTGCCGCCGAGGACGTCGGCCGGTGGAGCAGCGGCCTGCGACTGCAGTGGTCCCGGTGGTGCGGACACGCCATCGTCGGCCTGTGGGACCGGATCTCCGCGCTGTTCCCCGACGGCCCCGCCCGGCTGGCCAACGTACCGCTGGCCGGTGTCGCCGCACCCGGCGCCGCACTGGACGCCTGGGCGGCCCGGCAGCGCGCCATCCAGGGCTCCCGGCACCTGATCGGCCACACCGAGTGGGTCGGCAACCCGGCCCGCGACACCACCGCGTTCGGATCCCACCTGACCGGAATCCTGCTCGGCGGCACCGACGTGGTCGAGGCCAACTGGGGGTTCACCTGGACCGACCCCTCCTTCGCCGAGCCGGGCACCCCCGTCTTCAACGCACTGCTGGCCCTGCTCCTCGGCTCCACCACCGTCAGCGTCTACACCGCCTGCGCCACGGCCAACTGGGGCTCCCTGGTGGACATGGACGCCGACGGACTGCGCTCCGAAGGCGTGGACCCGGCCCTGCACGCACCGCCGTACAGCCCCGGTGCGCCCCTCGCCGAGTCCGGCGACCACCAGGCCAACGCGGAAGGCCTGCGGCTCCTCGCCGCGTTCCTCGACCGCTTCGGTGACCTGCTGCTCGCCGGTACGCCGGACCGGGACGCCGTGGTGCTGATCGACCGGGCCCTGCCCGAGGCCGGGGCCTGGCAGCGCACCGGCCGGACCGTACTCGCGGAGCTCGCCGACGCCGTACAGCAGCAGCTGGCCGACACGGGCCGGCTGATCGGCCTCGGCTGGCCGGACGAGCACCCCGGGCCGGCTGCCGACGGCTCGGCGGTCCCGGTCGCCGTCCTGCGCGCCGGTCACCCCGACGCCGCCGACGGCCCCCGCGAGCTGACGCTCCCGGCCGGGGAACCCGCCGACGGAGCGGTCGCGGCCTTCGTCGCGGCCTTCGCCGCCGCACTGCCCGCCGCCGGCGGGCCGCGCTGGACGACGGCGCACGGCAGGGCGCGCGTACTGAGCCG
The Streptomyces sp. NBC_01296 DNA segment above includes these coding regions:
- a CDS encoding HAD family hydrolase gives rise to the protein MKAVLFDMFGVIARVQSPASQAVLERTAGGDSGRFWEAYWSQRAPYDRGDVAGPAYWKGVCAELGIALDERLTADLIAADLASWSEIDQRSVDLLAALADRGMTLGLLSNIPEELAVQYEDTQPWLEGFTVLGFSCRIRSAKPEPAAYQWCVRELGLPPEDILFVDDRAENVLAARELGLQGHLFTSPDDLRTALEAALP
- a CDS encoding GPP34 family phosphoprotein, with the protein product MTGTPLLFALCAAAHGRYPPPHREAETGRGLAGALLIQGALAGRLQLDDNRVRSTGHGRTDDPVLEEALDRLGPSARGRAPADWVERLGPWALTRLHPGPTLPPGGVGARPDPADPRPREALRRVREAVQGPADAGVAAVAAAALLAAAGLHAVAWPEWSAAEASRRTARAVARLGPAGAPVVRAAAAAVSDSRRAAAAALAFPG
- a CDS encoding aspartate aminotransferase family protein — encoded protein: METKDVTEHIYYPVSDRKMERGEGVYLYDEDGTRYLDCASATFNLSLGYSHPAVIAAMKDQLDKVVHLTSSYQSDPINGLVRRLVETSPAGLTKVHPKVSGGSAANEGAIKMAQMATGKSEVITLFRSHVGQTMMMTSMSGNAFRREPFPNLFPGSLQVPDPYCFRCFYGQKKDTCGMMCVDRLEDFVDYASSGRVAAVLIEPISGNGGNIVPPDGYMQKLRAFCDEQNIALIFDEIQTGIGRTGHMFAAQYFDVEPDAITTAKGLGGSGAQVAAIITNERLAGLPANHHSFTYGSNLLAAAAANVTLDIVRRPEFLANVTRTGDYIMERLHDMKRRYPAIVDVRGVGLMIGFEIGEPDGKPAVKLTNHLADKAMEHGLILRTSRYGYGNVLKIRPPLILTMDQAEEICDKLENLFIAELAR
- a CDS encoding inositol monophosphatase family protein — its product is MTTANPMKRLLKALGEHVRSELLAYADHGHARQVHGDSPGGDAQFDVDEVAEKAVLDYLRAHAHVPVALYTEDGSYVELAPEPQVLLVVDPIDGTRPTSAGLEMGMVSIAAAPYGDGAPTLADVNAACLVEIKSGAWLYGDDTEGLESGGFTTPVPRLSRNTDLTRMFWSIEFNGHPMQLMNDAYGHLVDRSANTGGIFVFNSSTFSISRIITGQLDAYADIGNRVLRDHPDTEEQFLSVGRGSILHLFPYDIAAVVYLARQAGVVITDAYGDDLGTTSLVDLGPMNQKSCIAAATPELHKQLLDSIRWDLGRGTTAPAREAS
- a CDS encoding zinc-dependent alcohol dehydrogenase, with protein sequence MKALTLTADRTLALVEHPKPEARAADDVIVRVTQSGICGTDRSVLVGKFPAETGVVMGHEAVGVVDSVGPDVTRFAVGDRVIVNPTLYCGNCATCLEGHWNFCGHKAGTEVGLDYDGSFAEFIRLPELFCHAIPDGMSFDRAVVVEPLACALNNIEAGRLAAGETAVVVGGGPMGVVTAMAAQLYGAQVLLVEPDPVRRKLAHEVFDAPEFDGRVTVHTPDDPALTERGDLVVDSVGNLLEQSIGYAALRGRVVIMGFNSNASATVRPLTLLQRGLQIIGAGDYNSMIFPKAVELARRLPLERVVTHRFALADHEQAFKALAAVPGAEYAALKVVLVPPHAGADA
- a CDS encoding beta-galactosidase produces the protein MSPSPRTRLAQALVPGATRPVVIGEYPYYRADPANWAANLRELRGLGVDVVSCYLPWRFHEVEEGADRSFDFTGKTDPQRDVTRLLELAADAGLRVLLKPGPFIHAEVQLGGLPDRLCGPAHTPYRGLDGTVLTSQGKPLPSLLDPAVQAETETWLRAVADEVVAKAVAPDGPVVALQLGNEGTAGDAHLPVDAQDASPAAREAFAWWLTGRGLSDEAARAAEDVGRWSSGLRLQWSRWCGHAIVGLWDRISALFPDGPARLANVPLAGVAAPGAALDAWAARQRAIQGSRHLIGHTEWVGNPARDTTAFGSHLTGILLGGTDVVEANWGFTWTDPSFAEPGTPVFNALLALLLGSTTVSVYTACATANWGSLVDMDADGLRSEGVDPALHAPPYSPGAPLAESGDHQANAEGLRLLAAFLDRFGDLLLAGTPDRDAVVLIDRALPEAGAWQRTGRTVLAELADAVQQQLADTGRLIGLGWPDEHPGPAADGSAVPVAVLRAGHPDAADGPRELTLPAGEPADGAVAAFVAAFAAALPAAGGPRWTTAHGRARVLSRSGPGGVRIIGAFNPTDGADRVTGTEGGWTLDLPAGCAAVTVTRDGALLGWLATPEQPSTTPVALTWGGEEADAARVRAS